Proteins found in one Candidatus Zymogenaceae bacterium genomic segment:
- a CDS encoding FAD-binding protein gives MDRDYPILNADLLIIGGGSAGAMAAVRAKNVKPDQKVVVFEKGDIKYSGCIARGMDALNIVAVPGVSDPDLYVESNRMACEGIMDEPVNYKLAERSWELLQRLEAWNVCFPKDEKGNYEILQVHPKGRFCLTMMEPELKTILARKVEESGAKVVNRIMAVRLLKDGDRVAGAIGMNVRTGEIIVCRAKATIISSGGTARFGLPDNGHLYGVYDFPGNTGDGYILAYGAGAELSGFEYTLVYYIVKDINAPLLYITLTRGARLFNALNEPQDKEHPSIRSMYKEHLLMNRGPLRIEMSHLPEEKIREIEEILFTTERPACERFYEGRDVDFRKKEIELWPTECFLCGGHGLTGVRVNERAETSVPGLFAAGDTSLVARGHLSGAFVFGEIAAESATELAEKGGDVDPDLGQVEDFIAEMEKKMSQKKNPVSIEEFEYKVRRIINDYIVPPKNEYKLGRAVWWMDRFRRELTEVVRVKDVHDLFKVFEVENIIQCAKMSAAASLERKESRWIPWHYRVDYPETNDTEWLKHIVLTRGDAMEDIKITHAPIIRMERGAKK, from the coding sequence ATGGACAGAGATTACCCGATACTGAATGCGGACTTGTTGATCATCGGCGGCGGCAGCGCCGGCGCCATGGCCGCGGTAAGGGCGAAAAACGTCAAGCCCGATCAGAAGGTGGTCGTCTTCGAGAAGGGGGACATCAAGTACTCCGGCTGCATCGCCCGGGGGATGGACGCCCTCAATATCGTCGCGGTCCCCGGCGTCTCCGACCCGGACCTCTACGTGGAGTCAAACCGGATGGCCTGCGAGGGCATCATGGACGAGCCGGTAAACTATAAACTTGCCGAGCGGAGCTGGGAGCTCCTGCAGCGCCTTGAGGCGTGGAACGTCTGCTTCCCGAAGGATGAAAAGGGGAATTACGAGATCCTCCAGGTGCACCCCAAGGGGAGATTCTGCCTGACGATGATGGAGCCCGAGCTGAAGACCATCCTGGCCCGCAAGGTCGAGGAGTCGGGGGCCAAGGTCGTCAACCGGATAATGGCGGTCAGGCTCCTGAAGGACGGGGACCGCGTGGCGGGGGCGATCGGGATGAACGTCAGGACCGGCGAGATCATCGTCTGCCGGGCGAAGGCCACGATCATCAGTTCCGGCGGAACGGCGCGGTTCGGCCTTCCGGACAACGGGCACCTCTACGGCGTGTATGACTTCCCGGGAAACACCGGCGACGGCTACATCCTGGCGTACGGGGCCGGGGCCGAGCTGAGCGGATTCGAGTACACCCTGGTCTACTACATCGTCAAGGATATAAACGCGCCGCTTCTCTACATCACCCTCACCCGGGGGGCGAGGCTCTTCAACGCGCTGAACGAGCCACAGGACAAGGAGCACCCCTCCATCCGCTCCATGTACAAGGAGCACCTCCTGATGAACCGGGGGCCTCTTCGCATAGAGATGAGCCACCTGCCGGAGGAGAAGATCAGGGAGATAGAGGAGATACTCTTTACCACCGAGCGGCCCGCCTGCGAGCGGTTCTACGAGGGGAGGGACGTCGATTTTCGCAAAAAAGAGATCGAGCTCTGGCCCACCGAGTGCTTCCTGTGCGGGGGGCACGGCCTCACCGGCGTTCGCGTGAACGAGCGGGCCGAGACGAGCGTCCCGGGTCTTTTCGCCGCGGGGGATACCTCCCTCGTGGCGAGGGGGCACCTCTCGGGGGCCTTCGTCTTCGGCGAGATAGCGGCGGAGTCCGCCACGGAGCTGGCCGAAAAAGGCGGGGATGTCGACCCCGACCTCGGCCAGGTGGAGGATTTTATCGCAGAGATGGAAAAAAAGATGTCCCAAAAGAAAAACCCGGTCTCTATCGAGGAATTTGAGTACAAGGTCAGGCGGATCATCAACGATTACATTGTCCCGCCGAAAAACGAATACAAGCTGGGCCGCGCCGTCTGGTGGATGGACCGCTTCCGAAGAGAGCTTACAGAAGTGGTTCGGGTGAAGGACGTCCACGATCTCTTCAAGGTCTTCGAGGTGGAGAACATCATCCAGTGCGCGAAGATGAGCGCCGCCGCCTCCCTCGAGCGAAAAGAGAGCCGCTGGATCCCCTGGCACTACCGGGTCGACTACCCGGAGACGAACGATACAGAGTGGCTGAAGCACATCGTCCTAACCAGGGGAGACGCGATGGAGGATATAAAAATCACCCACGCACCGATCATACGGATGGAGAGGGGGGCGAAAAAATGA